AAAGCTCGTAAATGGTACATGAAAAGCTGGAACATGTATCGATCGATTGGAAACTTAGAGGTTAGTTTATGTTCCCTTAGTTATATTTTTTTATGCTGGCATTCCTGCTACCTAATAATAAAACTACCTTCCTGTTTGCAAACTTCTATTTGGTGCTAACAGTTCCATATCCTGCTCACCTTGGATACATGAAATTTCAGGGGCAAGCATTGGCAAAAGTGAACATTGGTAATGTTCTTGATTCTTGTGGTGACTGGGCTGGTGCGTTGCAAGCTTTTGAAGAAGGCTACAGGCAATATCTCCGTGCCTTCTTATCTACAATAATTATTCAAACACACTCGCAATCTTGCAAAGTAGAAATATGGCAGATTAAATTTTAGTGGTTACAAAGAGCACCTAGGTTATGACATGGGTGGCTTATCTACGAACATGTTGTTTTGATCCACTGAAACACCCTATTGCTGATATATGAACAATGACACCATTTTGAAAGCCTGTTAAGAATATGGAGTGCCAGTATTCTGTGGCAGCCATATATCCTAATTGAGGCTGTGCATGAGTTCTGTACAATGTCCAACACATGTCAAACAACTTAACCCTTTTGCATACATCGAAGATGCTGAGCATTCAAACACATACTCCTACACAAGGTATTGTAATCATGTGTAGTTTGCTTTGAGAAAATGACTTGTAGTGACAGACCTACAAGGGCACCACACAACAATTTTGAAATCTTATTATTAACATAACTGGCCAGAACTGTGGACCATTATAGACTAATATAATATGTCCTGTAGGATGGGCTGTATAAAATGCCCAAGGAAGTTTAAACATGTGCCTTTTATCTGTATTGCTACTTAGCTAGGGTACTGTGGTAATTATTATTTTCAATGCCATACTGTTGTTCTAGTTTTGTGCCATGTTTTTCTCTTGTGTATGTGTACATGTGATCTATTATCTATCTGGTAAATGTTCTGGTAAGTCTGGAAATGCATGTGGTCATCATGGCGTTTTACCTCCACCTATAGATTCTGATACTTGCATTTCAATGATATTCAGAATTGCTGTGGAAGGGAATCTGCCAAATGTGCAACTTTCTGCCCTCGAGAACATGCATTACAGTCACATGGTCAGGTTTGATAGTGTAGAAGATGCCAAGTAAGTTACGTACAGATGTTGGATAGAAGAAAGCTAATTTATCCAGACCTGTCATAAAATGGATTTATTTTTTCTTCAGGAAGGTACATGAAAAAATAGATAACTTGAAGCAAAAATTGAATCAGCATGGAGCAAGGGATACTGTAAGTGATTATTGCTCAGAAACTGAATCTGAAGGTGGTGATGCATCTGATAAAATGCTTGATCAAGAGGACAGTGGTGAGCATGCTGCAAATACATATTCTGAGGAACCTGATGATCATGTTGTTCTTGCTTCACTggttcatagaagtaggagctcatCCAATACGAAGGCATCCAAGATACATAGCATCCAGAAGAAGGTTGATAGATCATGTGATATCGATGAGCGCACTAGAGAAGTTTTAAGTAAATCATGCAGTAACCAGTCTGGTAAAAGACGTGTCCGTGTGTTTATATCAGACGATGAAGCTGATCAGAGTCCTGAAATTGATCAATCAAAAAAGAAGCGAACTAATCGAACAGATAGTCTGTCTACATCAGGTGCATGACTTATGAGCATTGTACACCTTTAGTTTTTGGAATGCCTGGTAACTGTCTCCTAATTATTTTGCATACATTTTTCTATGACCAACAGAGGACATAGCAAATGGAGCAAACAACAGGAATCAGGTTATACAAAGCTTATCTCTTGAGATTTATATAATTTTACATTCTTGATATGTTGAGAGATATTATTTTTCTTACATATGTTCGTTACCATGTATCCCATCAGATGTTGGTAAAAACTTAAAGAGATGGTgattgtttttatttcttttgagcgATAACTAGTACTCATCTGCAGGTAGACCCTACTGAACCTAGGGATGTGTACAGTATCTGCACACCCTGCCCGGCTGAGGAAAGTATATGCTCATTCAAATCAAGTAGCCCCACTGGTCATGGTAATGATGGACTGGAAATAGGAGCTTCTAGTGGACGAAAAGTGTCTTCATCCAAGCCAGCAGCAAGTGGTTCCAGAATTTGTACTCCTGCATCTCATAGTCAACCACATGGTCAAAATGCTGTTGGCCTCCTATCCACAGATGCTGATCATGTAAGTATTATTCCAAATTTAGTCTTTCCAGGATCGCTAAAAAGCATATGGCGATTGTGCTTTCCGTTGCTCTATCCTTTTTGTTAATTGGAGATTCCACAATGCCTTTTTCAGCTGGTAACTTCACCACTTTAGATGTCATTGAGTGGTGAAATACATTAGAAGGGATCCATATGTCAAATGGAACGTTTATTTTCTGACATCCAGCGTTAACTTTTGAATGTCCATATGTTCGTACTTTCCTTTTCTGTTTGTTGCATGAACCAGACACTCAGTGGCGGAGCTGTGTGCAAGTAAAACAAGGCCatggccagcccagcccagcccagcccaggaAGAAATCAGTGAAGTGTGAGCAAAATGGGCCATGTGAGAACATTTTGGGCTTTCCTTTAGCCTGGCCCGCCCAGCATGTCTGTAGCTCCGCCACTGTAGACACTCAATGCAAGTTAAACTTGTCTTAAGCTACTATTTGCAGAACACTTAGAAATATCAATCACAGGGCAGGCAGTTGACATGTGAACCTACCCTTGATTGACACTACTCTCGATGTGTATAAGTGCTGTACAGTCCCTACATGTCAAAACTCTTTTTTTGTTGAAGCGAGCTGTGTCCCATATTCACATTGGAGCTTATCTAGGATTTGTTTTCAGATCATCTGAAACATTCCACTTGTGTCGATTTGAAATCTAGAAGTGATCTAGATGTAGTTCTTAGCGCTGTTACTTGCGAGTACAACAACTGCTCCAGTTATGGATATTCGTTGTGGTCTGTGATTTAAATTATTAAATATGATGAGATCCTTAATTGCAGCAACACTTGGCGTTCAGAATTGGTCAGCATCTGGTGTATTTGGATTTAAATGCTTGCATATGTGAGGCTGCTTTTAACATTGAGTCTCTTAAAGTTGAAGTGGCATGTGTATACCACCTTCagattcctgatgaaaagagctcCAAAGGTTTGCCCTTGTTTCCTAAATTTTGACAAGTCATGCAGTATGCCCATTaagttttttttttgcaatatTTTCTGTGATGGGAATTGTATTCAATCTTCTATGCCAGTGGCTTCGCCTTTAATATTCTCATTATGAAAATATTGGAGGTAGAGGGAGGGATGTGAACTTGATAAGCCATCTCCATAACTTTTACCATTACTCTTATCTAGTTATCTTGTGGTGTTGTTGAAGAAATGTAGAATGTCCTTGTGGCGATGCATTCTTCGGTTCTTCCTTCAGCTGTTATATGCATGCGTTGTGATATTTGGCCCATTTGTCCAGCAATACATATCTGATTGTTCAGTTCTTGAACTGTATCAACTGTTCAGCTTATCTGGAAATACAGTTATTGTTCCCTAGTAACATGTTTTCCAGTACGTGAGAATAAACTCTGTGTATACCATGTCTTGGCTATTTATCCAAGATTTATGTATGTGCCTAATATGTTACAGGAGACAGTTTGCGGTGGGTTAGTTCTTGTGGTTCTTACGGTGTCATATTTGCTAGGGAACAACCTCttgtttctttcttttctgttGGAACTTACATTTATCTTATTTTGTAGGCTTGTTGCCTATTATTGGGGAGCTCAAGTGTTGTGGGAATGTACTGGATGGTGCAGAATCAATTGATTATATTGGCCAACTTGCTTCTGAACAGAAGTGCATTGAGGCTTTTGTTGATGGTATGGGTTCAGCGTACTCAACTTTGTTCATAGAACTGCTGTTGTTGCATGAGTCTTATGTCTCTAGGACCTATGAGCATCATTTTGATTTTGGCATCCTTTTTGTTGGCGTTGAATATGCATTAATTATTTAAGGGACACTCATTTGATGATTGAAGTAAACTGAGCACAATACATTATGGTTGTTTGGTTCTATATTCTTCGTGCTAATAGCCTAAAATAGCGGGGAATGTGAAATTACTGAATGCATTTTTCTGTATGCTAAATAATCTGAATTGTCAAATACAACAGTGCTTATTTAAAGTCCAGAAGTCTCCCTCACAATTTGCACAAAGTTTCAAAATGTATCTGTAGTTGTGCTGCACTAGCTCATAGGAGTTTAAATTATATATATGTACAATTATGCTGGTTATGCTACTGGTTAAATTTTGATGTAGCAAAAAATGACACCTACCTAACTCCCAAGTTTCTGATTGCAATCTCAGCAGCATTCAATCTGGGTTTGTTTCTTATGACACGTTGGTCTGTCATTGACACATGTAAAGGGCTGATGAGTTAAACCTTTTTTGTAAGGGAAAGGGTTTGGTTCACTGAAGTTTTGAGCTCTTCTGCTTGAAAgcaagtcttcttcttcttcttcttcttcttcttcttcttcttcttcttcttcttcttcttcttcttctaaaccttttgtcccaaacaagttggggtaggctagatatgaaaccctttcacgagaacttcccaggaggtcacccatcctagtacgactctcgcccaaatgggtttcgTACCCaaaggactggctagtttttatgttggctcgccaagcctatgaCAACCCTTatatatgaaaccctttcacgaggacttcccaagaggtcacaCATCCTAGTACTGCTCTCGCTCAAATAGGTTTCATACCCATGGGACTGgttagtttttacgttggctcgccaagcctatcacaaccctcctcctatacccgggcttgggaccggctatgcatAAAAGACATAGGCGGAGTTTCTGCTTGAAAACAAGTGTTTGGTTAAATTCATCTACTTGCTTTACTTTATATTTGTGTTTTTTCAATGCTGAAGCAAGACTTGTGTTGGTTTCGTTGTGCTCACCTGTGCTCTCTATACAGACAAATTTTACTCAGCACTTGTAGCTGCTTGGTTTCATGTATAATTTCTTGTGCTGCATGCCGATATATTCTATTAAAAGTCTAATGTCCATATTTCTTATGAAGATTGGGTGCCAAAGCGGTTGATGAAATTGTACGTTGATTTCTGTACAAAGTCCTCAGAAGCACCAAATAAGAAGCTATTGAAAAAATTGTATAATCTTGAAGTAAGTTTGTTGGATTTATATTACTTGTTTTCATTTATAATTTTGTAAATCAGGTCTGACTAACTTGTCAAAGCTAAATATGTTCTACTGACCTTCTGTTTCCCAACAACAGGTCTCTGAAGATGAAATCATTCTGTCTGATTGTGGACTGCAAGATTTGTCAATTTCACCTCTTCTTGAAGCCCTAAGATCACATAAAACAATAGCCATGTTGGATCTTTCTCATAACATGCTAGGTATCATTTTTCAGTATCTCTGCTTATTTCTGTATGTGTTTAATTTAAGCATCACGAGTTTGGCAGAAAGACAGTTAATCAGTTATAGACTTAATAGGTAAATGGAAAGCACCTTTAGCTCTGTGACACAGAGTGTGCTGCATTAGTCACCTGTACACCCTAGACTATCCTTAAAGGATCATCGTAGACTGATTAAGCATTCATTTGTATGAATTGCAGGAAACGAAACAATTGAAAGCCTTCAACAAATATTTGCTTCGTCATCCCAAACATATGGTGGCTTGACACTGGATTTGCATTGCAATCGATTTGGTCCAACTGCTTTATTTCAGGTGTTTTTTCCTATCACAGAAACCTGGATATCAAAGTGGAATGACAGTTAGTTCTGAATTCATATTTGGTCCATAATTTACTGATGAACAGATCTGTGAGTGTGCTGTTATGACTGAACGGCTGGAAGTACTTAATCTGGCTGGGAATCGCCTCACAGATGGTTGCAGCTCTTATCTTTTCACAATCTTACAGAAGTGCAAAGGTATGTGTGAGTCTCAATACCCAGTATCAAGTGCGTTGTATGTTTATGGGGCTGCAGAAACAATAGGCCTTATGTGTTTATCTGCAACAGCAGACCTTTGTTTGCACCTTTGGGAGCTTTTGCCATCTTGTTTTTTCTCAGTGTGCACCATTACTTTCCTCTTACAGAATGCATGTTTTGTTTCCATTCGTGACAGCACTATATAGCTTGGATGTTGAGCAGTGTTCTATCACATCAAGAACAGTTCAGAAAATGGCAGATGCACTACATGAAGGCTCGGTCCTTTCACATCTCTCGATAGGTACTTTGTTGCCTCTGTTGTATATAACTAGCCATCGTCATGTATAAACGGTTGCCATCTTCAAAATTCCATACCTTTGACAGGAAAAAACAATCCAATTTCTGGCAACACAATGCTTAACCTTCTCTCCAAACTGGCTTCTTTGAAAAGGTTGGCAGACATTGTTCCATCACTGTTGACAGCTATGAATTGTGGTGAAATAATAAACCAGCTATGGATTTGATCGCTGCAGGTTTTCACAACTAAGCCTAACTGGTATAAAACTGAACAAGTTAATTGTTGATAAACTGTGTCTACTTGCACAATCCTTGAGTCTATCTGGATATCTGCTAGGTGGAACTTCCATTGGACCTGTGAGTCTGTTTTCCATATATGGTCAGTATTTACAGCTTGTAGCGAACATCATGCCTTATGGGTGGATTTCTTTCTGCAGGGAGGAACAATTAGGCTCACCGAGGCATTATCTAGTGCGTCCCAAGAATTGATGAGGTTGGATTTATCCAACTGCGGGCTCACAACTCCTGAATTCTCACAGATCTGTACAAATCTTTCTAGAATTAATATTCTCGACTTGAACCTCGGAGGAAATTCCATTAACATGGAGGTTCGCTTCCTATCCTCAGATAATTTGGTCTACCTGATTTTGGTCCCCATGGTCGTTTGTTTAACATTGTGAGGTTGCACAATGCAGGGATGTGATGCTGTTGGGGCAATACTTGCAAATCCCCAGTGCAGTCTTAGATCTCTCACTCTCGACAGATGCAATCTTGGGCTTGGTGGCATTACTCGAATTATTCAGGCACTAGCAGGTGAGGAACAGAACAATTATATATTATACTCAAAACAACGCCTTCTGGGCCAAGCTCAGTCTTCTGGTCCTTCCAGGGAATGATCAACTGGAGGAGCTGAGCATGGCCGAGAATGCAAACCTGGCACTAGAGAGAACACTGCACTTGGACGAGGACATGCAGGATGTGTCGACAGGCACCGAGCACAGACACGGCCACAACGCCGAAGCAGGCGACAATGTAGCTCCAGGAAACGTCGATCTGGAGAAGATGGTGGTGGCGGACAGTGAGGACGAAGCGGCAAACGAGGACCGACGTACAGTTTCTGGTCCTGCCAGGAGCTGCGCGAGCTCCTGCCAGCGAAACTCCTATTCCGGCTGCCAGTTTGTCCAGGAGCTCGCGGAGGCCCTCGTCTCGGCGAAGCAGCTGAGGGTGCTCGACCTCAGCCAGAACGGGCTGTCTGAGGAGGCCGTCCAGTCGCTGTACTCTGCCTGGGCGTCGGGCCCGAGAGGCGACGGGGTGGCCCGGAAGCATGTGGGAAAGGAGGTGGTGCATTTCTCGGTGGATGGGGCGACGTGCTGCGGGCTTAAGCCCTGCTGCAGAAGGGACTTGCAGATGTGAACATGGATTGGCCGTCCAGTCAGTCAGATCAGTCGTTCCCAGGATCATATACTTGTATGGGCTATTATTACTAACGGTAACCAGGGCCTGTTAGTTTAACGTCGTGATTAACCGAGATAGGTCGGCAGGGTTAAATTATGCTGGTTTGCTGGAATATTACGAATGTAGATAAAACTTGTATGTGAAACAAACATTAGCAAGAGAATATTATGAATATTAACTTTGATAAAAGCGAATTGTTTTGTTTTAAAGAAGCCATTGAGGTGGTGGCTGATTGCGCTGACTTGTTTTGTTGTGTGAAAGCCATATCTCCATTAAATATTTGAGAATTTTGATACATTATCGACGTCTGACTAATCTGGAGAGAAAACATGTGAAGTAGCGCTCGGAGGAATACAGTTGAAAAAGAAAGTTGCTCTCTATTGAATGGTGGTGGTCTTTATCAATTCTCGTGACAAATATGATTCTTTATATGTTTTTTTTTCATCTTTCAAAAGTGGTGTTGCAAAGGCTGAATTATTTAAGATTTAAATTCTTTTGATAAGGAGATATTGAAAATAAAAAGTACAAATTGatcaaatggagtgtggtttgtaggTCAAAAGACCATTGTGGCCTTATCATTCATGACCTGCAGGTTAATGATGATGTCTTAGTAAATGGATGTTCAAAATTGAGGATGACAATCTGCAAACCCTGCCGTGTAGTAAGTATCTGGGCCAAAAAGTCGCGTCTCGGGCCTATTGAAAATTTGGTGGCTCACATTTTTTGGTTGGTTTAATGACGACAAAGAAACATCTTGATGGGTCAGAGATTTGTTTCTCGAGGACAAGTGTCTAGACAATGCGAGCCTTCGAGAACAATATCCATCCTTTTGCCACTTTGTTCGTGATAAGAATGATAATCTTACGCAAGTGCTTAGTTCATTCTCGTTGGATATTTCTTTAAGGCGGAACTTGATTGGCCTCATCCTATGTCATGACAATATTTTATCCCAACTGGATTCAATTAACCTGACATAATGAagggatgtgtttcgctggaatcTCGCAATATCAGG
Above is a window of Triticum aestivum cultivar Chinese Spring chromosome 6B, IWGSC CS RefSeq v2.1, whole genome shotgun sequence DNA encoding:
- the LOC123138662 gene encoding protein TONSOKU, coding for MGRGGGRAREEEEELRGAKRGYREAVSEGNREEEARWANVIGDIHKRRGEYVEALRWLRRDYDVTVKYLPQRHLLESCQSLGEVHLRLAQFSQALTYQKKHLQLAKETENLVEEQRACTQLGRTYHEILLSSENDHSAIRNAKKYFKAAMKLVKGLRENAPSGKSPYLKELIDSYNNLGMLELDLDNLEEAEQLLNQGLKICDEEEVNQYDDARTRLHHNLGNVYTELRNWNKAKVHIEKDIAICRNIDHIQGEAKGFINLGELHSRIQKYGDAKLCYEKALQITKGLEDEDALVDQIHQNIETVTKAAEVLEELKKDEQKLKKLVRDTSDARGTSNERKLLCEQHAWLDNLIEKARMISAWPKHKEFSKGKKRVTNELREKEKQSDALLSIGESYQKLRIFGKARKWYMKSWNMYRSIGNLEGQALAKVNIGNVLDSCGDWAGALQAFEEGYRIAVEGNLPNVQLSALENMHYSHMVRFDSVEDAKKVHEKIDNLKQKLNQHGARDTVSDYCSETESEGGDASDKMLDQEDSGEHAANTYSEEPDDHVVLASLVHRSRSSSNTKASKIHSIQKKVDRSCDIDERTREVLSKSCSNQSGKRRVRVFISDDEADQSPEIDQSKKKRTNRTDSLSTSEDIANGANNRNQVDPTEPRDVYSICTPCPAEESICSFKSSSPTGHGNDGLEIGASSGRKVSSSKPAASGSRICTPASHSQPHGQNAVGLLSTDADHQHLAFRIGQHLVYLDLNACICEAAFNIESLKVEVACVYHLQIPDEKSSKGLLPIIGELKCCGNVLDGAESIDYIGQLASEQKCIEAFVDDWVPKRLMKLYVDFCTKSSEAPNKKLLKKLYNLEVSEDEIILSDCGLQDLSISPLLEALRSHKTIAMLDLSHNMLGNETIESLQQIFASSSQTYGGLTLDLHCNRFGPTALFQICECAVMTERLEVLNLAGNRLTDGCSSYLFTILQKCKALYSLDVEQCSITSRTVQKMADALHEGSVLSHLSIGKNNPISGNTMLNLLSKLASLKRFSQLSLTGIKLNKLIVDKLCLLAQSLSLSGYLLGGTSIGPGGTIRLTEALSSASQELMRLDLSNCGLTTPEFSQICTNLSRINILDLNLGGNSINMEGCDAVGAILANPQCSLRSLTLDRCNLGLGGITRIIQALAGNDQLEELSMAENANLALERTLHLDEDMQDVSTGTEHRHGHNAEAGDNVAPGNVDLEKMVVADSEDEAANEDRRTVSGPARSCASSCQRNSYSGCQFVQELAEALVSAKQLRVLDLSQNGLSEEAVQSLYSAWASGPRGDGVARKHVGKEVVHFSVDGATCCGLKPCCRRDLQM